In the Elioraea tepida genome, one interval contains:
- the asnB gene encoding asparagine synthase (glutamine-hydrolyzing): MCGFAGLLDPQRRQGEALALAVAMAERICHRGPDDDGAWADPEAGLAFAFRRLAILDLTPAGHQPMSSADGRFVIVFNGEIYNHRELRRGLAIPWRGRSDTEALVESIAARGLDETLARADGMFAFALWDRRDRVLHLARDRFGEKPLYIARLAAALAFASEAKCFSALPALDRTPDEEALAGFLRFGYIPAPRSAWRSVRKLRAGEVLSVPLDRAGDPPEPRLYWDAVAEAERAAAAPFRGSADEAVAEVRARLRAAVASRLESDVPLGAFLSGGIDSSIVVAAMAAIGARPKSFTIAFPGTPYDEAPHAAAIARELGTDHHVLPVAEAEAIAVAPTLVETYDEPFADASALPTLLLARLTRSHVTVALSGDAGDELFAGYPRLHAAAAVWRRASILPAQLRRLARGLARAAPPGSFTWGRLLAQLSARMPLSPAEAAQGTVQRWPPEHRLATAAAPGLGLSPQPKLSPLRTAMLQDLRTYLPDDLMVKVDRAAMSVSLEPRAPLLAIEFVRFCWSLPEALLTDAGDGFTGAKALLRRALSFDLPRTLFERPKQGFEPPVGLWLRSPLRGWAEALLAQPRLARSGLIARPGLIRRIWAEHLSGRRSHTHRLWTLLMLLAWAEREGIH, from the coding sequence ATGTGCGGTTTCGCAGGCCTCCTCGACCCTCAGCGACGGCAGGGCGAAGCGCTCGCGCTTGCTGTTGCGATGGCTGAGCGGATCTGCCACCGCGGCCCGGACGATGACGGCGCCTGGGCGGATCCGGAAGCCGGGCTCGCCTTCGCCTTCCGGCGGCTTGCCATACTCGACCTCACGCCCGCGGGGCATCAGCCCATGTCCTCTGCGGACGGCCGCTTCGTCATCGTCTTCAACGGCGAGATTTACAACCACCGGGAGCTGCGCCGCGGTCTCGCCATCCCGTGGCGCGGCCGGTCCGACACGGAGGCGCTCGTCGAATCGATCGCTGCCCGCGGCCTTGACGAGACGCTCGCCCGCGCCGACGGCATGTTCGCCTTCGCGCTGTGGGACAGGCGCGACCGCGTGCTGCATCTCGCGCGCGACCGCTTCGGCGAGAAGCCGCTTTACATCGCGCGGCTTGCGGCCGCTCTCGCCTTCGCCTCCGAGGCGAAATGCTTCTCCGCCCTGCCCGCGCTTGACCGCACGCCGGACGAGGAGGCGCTCGCCGGTTTCCTGCGCTTTGGCTATATCCCCGCCCCCCGATCGGCCTGGCGCAGCGTGCGCAAGCTCAGGGCAGGGGAGGTCCTCTCCGTCCCGCTCGACCGCGCCGGTGACCCGCCGGAGCCCAGGCTCTACTGGGACGCCGTTGCGGAGGCGGAACGCGCGGCGGCAGCACCCTTCCGCGGCTCTGCCGACGAGGCGGTGGCGGAGGTCCGCGCACGCCTCCGCGCAGCGGTCGCAAGCCGGCTCGAATCGGACGTACCCTTGGGCGCTTTCCTCTCCGGCGGCATCGACTCCTCGATCGTGGTCGCGGCGATGGCGGCAATCGGCGCGCGGCCGAAAAGCTTCACCATCGCCTTCCCGGGAACCCCCTACGACGAGGCCCCGCATGCCGCAGCGATCGCCCGCGAGCTCGGCACCGACCATCACGTCCTGCCCGTCGCGGAGGCCGAGGCGATCGCCGTCGCGCCAACCCTCGTCGAGACCTATGACGAGCCCTTCGCCGATGCCTCAGCCCTGCCGACGCTTCTGCTTGCGCGTCTGACCCGCTCCCACGTCACGGTCGCGCTTTCGGGCGATGCCGGGGACGAACTCTTCGCAGGCTATCCGCGCCTGCATGCGGCGGCAGCCGTCTGGCGCCGGGCGTCCATCCTTCCCGCTCAACTGCGTCGCCTCGCGCGTGGCCTCGCCCGCGCCGCGCCGCCCGGAAGCTTCACCTGGGGCCGGCTGCTCGCCCAGCTCTCTGCGCGGATGCCGCTCTCGCCTGCCGAAGCGGCACAAGGCACGGTGCAGCGCTGGCCGCCGGAACACCGTCTCGCGACCGCCGCTGCGCCCGGCCTCGGCCTGTCGCCGCAGCCGAAGCTCTCCCCGCTGCGCACGGCGATGCTGCAGGACCTGCGGACCTACCTGCCGGACGATCTGATGGTGAAGGTCGACCGCGCGGCGATGAGCGTCTCGCTCGAGCCGCGCGCGCCGCTGCTTGCGATCGAGTTCGTGCGTTTCTGCTGGTCCCTGCCTGAGGCGCTTCTGACCGACGCAGGCGACGGCTTCACCGGCGCCAAGGCCCTGCTTCGGCGTGCGCTCTCCTTCGACCTTCCACGCACCCTGTTCGAACGACCAAAGCAAGGATTCGAGCCTCCCGTTGGGCTGTGGCTCCGCAGCCCGCTGCGCGGCTGGGCAGAGGCGCTTCTGGCACAGCCTCGGCTCGCTCGTTCCGGCCTGATCGCCCGCCCTGGGCTTATCCGCCGCATCTGGGCCGAACATCTTTCCGGGCGCAGGTCCCACACGCACAGGCTGTGGACGCTTCTGATGCTCCTCGCTTGGGCCGAGCGTGAGGGGATCCACTGA